In a single window of the Papaver somniferum cultivar HN1 chromosome 8, ASM357369v1, whole genome shotgun sequence genome:
- the LOC113306952 gene encoding heparan-alpha-glucosaminide N-acetyltransferase-like → MADKDLSVMNSSTQARNDHHCILIPNGSTSNNNSISNSSTDGGGRDVALKTPRLVSLDVFRGLTVALMVLVDQAGGILPAINHSPWNGVTLADFVMPFFMFIVGVALALAYKKLPCKIDATKKAVLRALKLFVFGILLQGGYLHGVHDLTFGVDILQIRLMGTLQRIAIAYLLTAVCEIWLKREGVVKSGRSMLKKYKFQWIFVLVLTVTYTALLYGLHVADWEYQIPSENSAFSSNTTLVNCGVRGDTGPACNAVGMIDRKLFGIQHLYKKPAYTRTKECSINSPDKGPLPPNAPSWCQAPFDPEGILSSVMAVVTCMIGLHFGHIIVHFKDHKHRIISWINPAAGLVIAGFALNFCGMHINKALYSLSYTCVTVGAAGILFVAIYVMVDVFGSRKPTLVFEWMGKHALVIYILAACNVFPILVQGFYWNEPGNNLLRLIGIGRS, encoded by the coding sequence ATGGCTGATAAAGATTTGTCAGTTATGAATTCTTCAACACAGGCTCGTAATGATCATCACTGCATACTGATTCCGAACGGTTCAACAAGCAATAACAATAGTATTAGTAATAGCAGTACTGATGGTGGTGGGAGAGATGTTGCTTTGAAGACGCCGCGTCTGGTTTCTCTCGATGTATTCAGAGGACTCACGGTGGCGCTTATGGTACTTGTAGATCAAGCTGGTGGTATCTTACCTGCAATTAATCATTCCCCATGGAATGGTGTTACTTTGGCTGATTTTGTGATGCCGTTCTTCATGTTTATTGTTGGAGTTGCTCTTGCGCTCGCATATAAGAAACTGCCCTGCAAAATTGATGCAACCAAGAAGGCTGTGCTTCGGGCACTCAAGCTTTTTGTCTTCGGCATTCTGCTTCAAGGCGGTTATTTACATGGTGTACACGACCTAACTTTTGGTGTTGATATTCTACAAATTAGACTGATGGGTACCTTACAGAGGATTGCGATAGCATATCTGTTAACAGCTGTGTGTGAGATTTGGCTCAAGAGGGAGGGCGTTGTGAAATCAGGACGATCTATGCTTAAGAAGTATAAATTCCAGTGGATATTTGTTCTGGTTCTTACTGTGACATATACTGCACTGTTGTATGGGCTACATGTTGCTGACTGGGAGTACCAAATTCCTAGTGAAAACTCCGCTTTCTCTTCAAATACAACATTGGTAAATTGTGGAGTTCGCGGAGACACTGGACCTGCCTGTAATGCTGTTGGAATGATTGACCGTAAATTGTTTGGAATTCAACATTTATACAAGAAACCCGCCTACACTCGGACCAAGGAATGCAGCATCAACTCACCAGATAAAGGCCCGCTTCCACCGAATGCACCTAGCTGGTGTCAAGCCCCATTCGACCCTGAAGGAATTTTAAGTTCTGTGATGGCAGTTGTTACCTGCATGATTGGTCTGCATTTTGGGCATATAATAGTACATTTCAAGGATCACAAGCATAGGATAATATCTTGGATAAACCCTGCTGCTGGTCTAGTTATTGCTGGATTCGCTTTGAACTTCTGCGGGATGCACATAAACAAAGCCCTCTACTCTTTAAGCTACACATGCGTTACTGTTGGTGCTGCAGGCATTCTTTTTGTCGCAATTTATGTGATGGTTGATGTATTTGGTTCCAGAAAACCaactttggtttttgaatggatgGGAAAGCATGCTTTGGTGATCTATATTCTTGCAGCATGCAATGTCTTTCCTATCCTCGTACAGGGTTTCTACTGGAACGAACCCGGAAACAACCTTTTGAGATTAATTGGTATTGGCCGCTCATAA
- the LOC113303902 gene encoding uncharacterized protein LOC113303902 translates to MMHAKSDSDVTSLAPSSPISSPKSRPVYYVQSPSRDSHDDGDKSSSMQATPVYNSPMESPSHPSYGRHSRASSASRFSGTFRSSSGRKIRNKRHNDKGWPECNVIREEGSYNEFDYDDGVSRRCQIFGGLVAFVFLFSVFCLIIWGASRRFVPEVVVKSLSVNNFYFGEGSDITGVPTKMLTVNCSLKVHVYNPATFFGIHVSSSPVNLIYSQIPVANGQLKKYFQPRKSRRTVSLMIEGTKVPLYGAGASLAVSDNKGGVPLMIEFRIYTRGNVVGKLVKSRHRKHVSCPVIIDSSITKPIKFNETACTYD, encoded by the exons ATGATGCATGCAAAATCAGATTCAGATGTAACAAGTTTAGCACCATCATCACCAATATCAAGTCCAAAAAGTAGACCAGTATATTATGTACAAAGCCCATCAAGAGATAGTCATGATGATGGGGACAAATCATCTTCAATGCAAGCAACACCAGTGTATAACAGTCCCATGGAATCACCATCACATCCATCTTATGGTAGACATTCAAGAGCATCATCAGCTAGTAGATTCTCTGGTACTTTTAGATCATCTTCAGGAAGGAAAATTAGGAATAAGAGACATAATGATAAAGGTTGGCCTGAGTGTAATGTTATTAGAGAAGAAGGTTCTTATAATGAATTTGATTATGATGATGGGGTTTCAAGAAGGTGTCAGATTTTTGGTGGGTTGGTTGCATTTGTGTTTCTTTTTAGTGTGTTTTGTCTTATCATTTGGGGTGCCAGTAGACGTTTTGTGCCTGAGGTTGTGGTTAAG AGTTTATCGGTCAATAATTTCTATTTCGGAGAGGGATCGGACATCACAGGCGTTCCAACCAAGATGCTGACAGTGAACTGTTCACTGAAGGTGCATGTATATAACCCAGCAACATTTTTCGGCATTCACGTCAGTTCAAGTCCTGTCAATCTCATCTATTCGCAGATTCCAGTTGCAAATGGCCAG TTGAAGAAATACTTCCAACCAAGAAAAAGTCGCAGAACGGTATCTCTGATGATAGAAGGAACTAAGGTTCCTCTATATGGAGCAGGAGCAAGCTTGGCAGTGTCAGATAACAAAGGTGGAGTTCCACTCATGATAGAATTCAGAATTTATACACGAGGTAATGTTGTAGGTAAGCTTGTTAAGTCAAGACACAGGAAACACGTTAGTTGTCCTGTGATAATTGACTCTAGTATCACTAAACCAATCAAATTCAATGAAACCGCGTgcacatacgattaa